One Gammaproteobacteria bacterium genomic window, TAAGGCAACTTTTTGTGATTCACAGGAAGTAGAAGCAGGTATCGGAGGGTGTATTTATTATCAAGATAGGTTTTGGAGTGCTCCTGAAAAAAATACCTTTGAAATATCGTCTAATCCTAAATTTAAAGGCCTAAGTGATAAGCAACAAAAATTTTATGAAGATGAACGAGCCAAATTGGAGTCTGAATATAACCAAAAGCTAGCAAAAAATGAGCGTTCGCGATCTCTAGCATAGAGAAGAGGTCAAGTATTCACATGACATAGCTTTAAAAAGCTTGTGTCATGTGAGTAATTGACCTCTTCCCCACGATGCTAGTAATTGTGCATGCACAACCACCAGTAGAAACAATCAAAACATTTTAATTAAATCAAACAATTGTACCAGTTTGTTTGCTTTGAGTTGAGGCTGGTTACTGCTATTATTTAGCGCTAAATGCTTCACCAATGTCCCAGAAGACTGCCTTTTCGAATGAGAAGCACACTAATTCTTCAAGCTCAGCTCAATAACCAGGAGGGAAATATGGTCAACCAGCATCCTGAACAAGTTGCCCGTGATGAAATAGACATCCTACTTAAAAAGGCAGGATGGACTGTACAAGATAAAAGGAAGATCAACTTTTCAGCCGCAATAGGCGTGGCTGTACGCGAGTATCCAACCGATGTAGGCCCTTCAGATTATGTGCTGTTTGTCAATAAACAAGCAGTTGGCGTCATTGAAGCTAAACCCTCAACTTGGGGTGAAAAAATTACCACAGTAGAAGAACAATCTGCCAATTATGCTAATGCGAAGTTAAAATGGGTCAATAACAGCCAGCCACTGAGATTTGTGTATGAAAGTACGGGTGTCATCACGCGTTTTACCGATTATTTAGACCCAAATCCACGTTCACGTGAAATATTTAATTTTCACTGCCCTGAAACATTAGCTAAATGGATGCAGGAAAATAAAAGCCTGCGTGGCCGCTTGCAAGATTTCCCACCACTGAAAATGGACGGCCTGCGTGATTGCCAAATTACAGCAATCCATAATTTAGAAACTTCTCTAAAACAAGACAAACCCCGCGCATTAGTGCAAATGGCCACTGGCGCAGGTAAAACCTTTACCGCAATTACTGCTATCTATCGTCTTTTAAAAGAGCCAGTGAATGCTAATCGCATTCTATTTTTAGTAGACACCAAGCACTTGGGAGAACAAGCAGAAGCATGCTTCATGAAATTTTTGCCTAATGACGATAATCGCAAGTTCACGGAACTCTATACCGTGCAACGGCTGAAAAGCCCCTATATAACCAAGGATGCTCAAGTGTACATCAGCACGATCCAACGTATGTATTCCATTTTGAAAGGTGAACCACTTGATGAGGCATTGGAAGAACAAAACCCAGCAGAACAATACAGCCGTCCAAAAGAGCCTTTGCCTGTTGTGTATAATCGAAACCTCCCGCCCGAATTTTTCGATATCATCATCATTGATGAATGTCATCGCTCCATCTACAACCTGTGGCGACAGGTACTGGAATACTTTGATGCTTATCTGATCGGCTTAACTGCAACGCCTGATAACCGCACCTATGGTTTCTTTCACAAGAATGTCGTCAGCGAGTACGATCACGAAAAAGCGGTGGCTGATGGTGTGAATGTGGGCAATGAGACCTTTGTGATTGAAACTGAAATAACCGCACAAGGTGGAAAGATTACGGCCAAACAGCATGTAGAAAAGCGTGAACGCACTACCCGCCGTAAACGTTGGGAAATCCAAGATGAAGAAGAAATCTATACAAACCAACAACTGGATAGAAGTATCGTCAATCCGGATCAAATTCGCACGGTAATTCGAACGTTTAAACAAACATTACCCACTATCTTCCCGGGTCGCAAAGAAGTACCAAAGACGTTAATCTTCGCCAAAACTGACAGCCACGCCGATGATATCATCCAAACGGTACGGGAAGAATTTGGCGAGAGCAATCAGTTCTGCAAAAAGGTCACCTACCGTGCGGCGCAAAATCAAACCGATATCGAGGGGAATATCATAGAAAAAGGTGAGGACCCCAAATCGGTGCTAAAGCAATTTCGTAACGATTACCACCCACGCATTACTGTTACCGTCGATATGATTGCAACAGGGACTGATATAGAAGCATTGGAATGTCTACTATTTATGCGGGATGTGCGAAGCAAAAACTACTTCGAACAAATGAAAGGCCGCGGCACGCGTATTTTAGATAAAGACAGTTTGCGCAAAGTCACACCTTCAGCGCCAAGTGCAAAAACGCATTATGTGATTGTCGATGCCGTTGGGGTTACCAGATCAGTGAAAACCGCTACCCGTCCCCTCATCACCAAACCTGGGGTATCGCTCAAAGATTTAGCAATGGACGTCATGATGGGCGCTAGTGACAGCGATACGGTATCTTCACTTGCTGGCCGCTTAGCTAGACTTGATAAACAATTAGATGAAAAAGAACGTGCTCGTATTGCCGAAAAAGCGCATGGCACACCTCTGTTAATGATTGTCGGTGAACTATTTAAGGCTATTGATGGTGACCGCGTGGAGCAAAGAGCGCTGGAAATTACCGGCCAACCCGTAGGTACCGATCCCGGCGAGGCTGCTCGCGATCAAGCACAAAAAGAATTGGTAAACCAAATCGCCAATGTCTTTAATGGTGAATTGATCGAGTTAATTGATAGCATTCGTCGTGACAAAGAGCAAACCATTGTTCACGATGATTTAGACAGGGTTCGTAAAGCCGAATGGGCGGGTGAAACCACGGAAAATGCTAAAATATTAACCCAAGAATTTACTAAATACCTTCAGGAACAAGCCAATCAAATTGATGCCTTGAGCATTTATTTTCATATTCCGGCAAGACGCGCTGAGGTGACCTATCTGCAAATTAAAGCCCTGCTGGAAAAGCTCAAGCAAGATCGACCGAAACTCGCCCCATTACGCATCTGGGAAGCTTACTCACACCTCGACAATTGTCGGGGTAATAATCCGATAAGCGAACTGACTGCCTTGGTGGCATTGATACGTCGTGCTTGTGGCATTGACAGTCATATCACACCGTTTGACAATACCGTTAGAAAGAATTTCCAGAATTGGATTATGAGATATCATTCCGGTAATAGTGACAAATTTAACGCACAACAAATGGCATGGTTGCATTTAATTCGAGATCATATTGCCAGCTCGTTTCACTTTGAACGAGATGATTTGGAGAGAGCGCCGTTTGATGCGAAAGGTGGGCTTGGGCGAATGTATCAGTTGTTTGGTGAGCGGATGGATTGGGCTATAGAAGAATTGAATCGGGAGTTGGTGGCGTGAATATTGATACAAAATTAGGTGAAGTAACATTTATTACCACTGGAAAACTCGATGCAAATGCTCGGGATCATCATGGGAAATATCCATTTTTCACTTGTGGAGAAGAAAATCTAACAATTAATGCAGCCGCATTTGATACAGAAGCTGTGCTTCTAGCTGGCAATGGAAACTTTAGTGTTAAATATTACAAAGGAAAATTTAACGCTTATCAGCGAACTTATGTGATAACACCGAAACTAGTTGATGGAAAATGGTTGTTCTATCTAGTTATGCATCATGTAGCTAAGATTACCGCAGGTGCTCGTGGCTCAACAATCAAGTATCTTCGAATTAGTGATATTACAGACTGTGCTGTAAAATTAGTTCCGTTATCACATCAAAAACGCATCGTCGCCAAAATCGAAGAACTTTTCTCCAAGTTAGATAACAGCATCGCCGCACTCAAAACTGCCCGTGAACAACTCAGGGTTTACCGCCAAGCCATACTCAAACACGCCTTTGAAGGCAAACTCACCGCCAAGTGGCGTGAGGAAAATGCCGACAAACTGGAAACCTCAGAGCAACTACTTGATCGCATCCAACAAGAGCGCGATGCCCGCTACCAACAGCAACTGGAAGACTGGAAAACAGCGGTGAAAGAATGGGAGACAAGGGGTAAAAAACAGAAAAGGCCTGCTAAACCAAAAAAGACAGAGCAAATTACTTCATTGTTGTCATCTGAAATTCAGAAATTATATGAGTTACCAGAAGGATGGATATTTTTAAGATTAGGTAACTTTATTGATAAAATCGATGCAGGTAAAAGTTTTAAGTGTGATGAACGTCCACCAATAGCTGGTGAAGTCGGCGTTGTGAAAGTCAGCGCCGTAACTTGGGGTGAATACAATGAATCTGAAAGTAAAACTTGTCTTGATGCTGAAAAAGTAAATCCAGCTTATTTCATAAAAAATGGTGATTTTATCCTTAGTCGCGCAAATACTATTGAATTAGTGGGTAATTGTATCATCACAAAAAGAGTCACAAAACCTATAATGCTGAGCGATAAGACATTGCGAATTAACTTCAGTAGCATAAACCAAAAATATGTTCTCGAATATTTACGCTCCCACTATGGTCGCACTGAAATAATGGATAGAAGCACAGGTAACCAGGAATCTATGCGCAATATTGGACAGGATAGAATCAAAAGCATCGTTATTCCTATTTGTGGACGCGCCGAAATGGATGTGATAGAAATTTCTCTTAATGAGAAATTTGAATCTATTTCACAACTTTCAAAGGAAATTAAAATACAACTTTTAAAAGCTGAGAACCTCCGCCAATCCATTCTAAAACAAGCCTTCTCCGGCCAGCTTGTACCCCAAGACCCAAATGACGAACCAGCCAGCAAATTGCTAGATCGTATAAAAGCAGAAAAAAAGCTGCTGGTTACTGGCCGAGCCACTAAAAAGCAAAGACCAATTAATCGATCAAGGCAAGCAAATGCTCGCTCATAAGGAATAACTACTATGAATACCTCCTCCATTATTTCCAGAGTCTGGAGCTTCTGTACCACCTTACGCGATGACGGTGTCGGCTACGGCGATTATCTTGAACAGCTCACTTATCTGATTTTCTTGAAGATGGCGGATGAGTATGCCAAACCGCCCTACAACCGTGATGTAGGCATACCGAAAAAATATAACTGGCAAGCGCTTACCCGTAAGAAAGGTGCTGAGCTTGAAGTTCTTTATGTTGAGTTGTTAGGTGAGCTTGGCAAACAGAAAGGTATGCTGGGCCAGATTTTTACAAAAGCTCAAAATAAAATTCAGGACCCAGCTAAGTTGTATCGCCTAATAGATATGATAGGCGGTACTCAGTGGATTATGATGGGTGCCGATGTTAAAGGCGATATTTACGAAGGACTATTAGAAAAGAATGCAGAAGATACAAAATCGGGCGCTGGACAATATTTCACACCCAGGCCATTGATTCGTGCGATAGTAGAATGCCTACGTCCTGAACCGGAAAAAACTATAGCGGATCCTGCTTGTGGTACGGGTGGATTCTTCCTAGCAGCCTATGATTTTTTGACAAACCCAGAACATTATTCACTCGACAAAGCGCAAAAAAAATTTCTTAAGCACAATACATTTTATGGTAATGAAATTGTCGCCAATACGCGTCGATTATGTTTAATGAATATGTTTTTGCATAATATCGGTGAAATTGATGGTGATAGCTTGGTTTCTCCAAATGATGCATTGATAGCAGCAAGTTCCGCTAGCTTCGATTATGTGTTGGCAAATCCACCTTTTGGTAAAAAAAGCTCCATGAGTTTTACCAATGAAGAGGGAGAGCAACAGACCGATGAACTAACCTATAACCGTCAAGATTTTTGGGCAACTACTTCAAACAAGCAACTTAATTTTGTGCAACATATTCGCACCATGCTAAAAACCACAGGCAAGGCGGCAGTCGTGGTACCCGATAATGTGCTATTTGAAGGTGGCGCCGGTGAAATTATTCGGAAAAAGCTGCTCGAAAATACCACTCTGCATACTATCCTACGTTTACCGACAGGTATTTTTTATGCCAATGGAGTTAAAGCAAACGTTTTGTTTTTTGACAACCAACCCGCTAGCCCCAATGCCTGGACTAAGGATGTTTGGTTTTATGATTACCGCACCAACATCCACCACACGCTCAAAAAAAAGCCCATGCGTTTTGAAGATTTAGCAGATTTCATTAAGTGTTACAATCCGAAGAACCCAAATAAACGCAAAGAAACTTGGCACCCTGAAAAAAATCCAGAAGGGCGCTGGCGCAAATATAGTTATAAAGAGCTAATTGCACGTGATAAAACCAGTCTTGATATTTTCTGGTTGAAGGACAAAAGTTTGACTGATTTGGATAATCTTCCTGAACCAGAGGATATCGCAGAGGAAATCATTGAAAATCTGGAAGCGAGTCTCAGTATTTTCAGAGAAGTGCTTCTTGGACTTACTAAAAAATAATACGAACGGCACCATGAGTTCATTTAGCTCTGCCCCGTTTCAGGTGCTGTGGAAGGAAATACCATATGAATTTTGATTTATCAATACTTGCTTTATTTATAGCTTCGGTTGTTCGTTTCTAGGAACTCCTGGGCCTGTCACCCTACTTGTAATTAACACCAGTTTAAAAACTGGGTTATCAGATTCCATGCGTACAATTATTGGCACAAACGCTGCTTCACTCATCTTAATCACTATATCTGCATTAGCAATACAGGGCATGATTGCTCTCGATGAGAAAGTGTTAACTGTATTAAAAATTTTTGGTTCTTTTTATTTATTATATTATGCCAATCGGCTGAAAGAAATTGAAAAGCAGTTTATTCAGTCTGAGAAAAGCGTGGAGCACCCCATCACAGAGAAAATGATGTTAGAAAAACAACTGCTGGAATTGCAAGAGCGGTTTAATCGCCTAGAGCAGCAATACACAGCAGCTGCCACCAAGCAGCATCAAGCAGAAATCGAACTAGCCATGCTAAAAGCAAAACATAAATAACCCCACCTTAAAAAACTGTTCATAAATTTTAAACAGAATGAGAGGTTATGTTATCATAACCTCCTACTCCTATTGTCCCCTATTGATGTAATTAAATTGCTTCACTTATAACTAATCATGGTAATTTTTTAATTTTTTACATATATCCATTTTTATTGGGGGGATATTATGCTGCAAATAGATTTACATTTTAAAACTCCTTCAGACAAGGAAGATTTAATTAAAGAATGTATTGGAATTGCTCAACACAATCAAATTAACTGGACAGCTGCTCATGCAGAGAAATTTGATATTTGGTTTAATGCTCATAATGAAATTTTTCAATTTGGAAAGACTGAAGATTTAGTTCAAGCCTTAGTTAATTTTGTTGAAAAAGGAATATCACCACAGGCAGTAGCTATATCATATGAAGAATTAAAAAATGCCAAAAAACTCAAGCATATTCATCGATTAGGTCAAATTTTTGAGCCTGCTGAAAAACAAATTGCGGCCATAGTCCCTGGTGTCAATAATTTATCAGATCAATTACTCCCATTAGACCATCATTGGCATGAGCAGCAACAAAGATGGCAACGCACAAAAAGTGGGCGGCTTGTCCATCTAAAGCCCAAGGGCGAACTTAAAGAAACAAAAGTTTTAGCATTCGGCAACCCGGATGATCCATCCATGCTTTATTGGCGAGACGAAAGGCAGCTAGGACATAGGTATAGAGGGACTAAATCTGAACACAAAGCAACTCATACAGTTAAAGCTAAGAGAACTGATGGCGGGAAATTTGGCAATACAACATATAATGAAAGTGGTATTGAGCTATCGCCAAATGGTAAACCTTCCCCTGGGCCGTATAAAGTAAAAGGGATGGTAGATGGTCATGGCATCCAACATAGTGACAATCAGATAAATTTAGATCCCAGCTATAATCAATTACCCGCCGATCAACATGAAGAAAATATGTATTGGGAAAATAGAGTATTTGGTCTATGGGTCAGACAAAAATATTTTGAGCATCATGTAAGAAAAAATAGTGATAAAGGCGATTGGTTATGCCAAATTAATGAATTTAAAAACTATGACCAACCTACTCAAGTAGAGACGCATGAAGGTAATGGCTATGCACCTTCTCACGTTGTTGTAGCTGATTACGTTCATATTTCAGCAAGCGTTGAACAAAGAAAACGCTTTTTTCGTTTTAATAATAGTCGCGATGCTGAGTATCGATTAGAGACTAGACAAAATGGTGACTATAGGATATCTCCTCAGGATTGGAAGGCATGGATTACAAAAGAATCCCCACACAATAATAGTCTAGGTGGTGCCACTGCCAGGGCACATGCTGATGCCAATGAAGTACCATTTGATGAGAAGTTTCCACGTGCACAAATTATTAATACTGACCTGCCTGGCTTTGATTCAGAGTTTAAATTTCGCCATACAATTCCCAATTATCAATCACCACCATCAACTCCTTATTACCTATCTGCAGCTCGTCAAGAAGAAATCCTGGCCGGTAATCCTGATAAACATTTTGAAGGGCAGCAATTAGAGACTGGTGCACACCGTACTTCATTTATAGGTTCTATTAATGAACATTCGCCTACCGAATGTAAGATTACCAAAATTTCTATAAGCCATAGTCCTCTTTGGAATCGTCGTCATGGAGATCAAATTAATCTCCCCAATTCAGATATAGAAGAGGATAAAAAGAGTCGTGACCCAGGATATATTGATCAGAGTCAGGTTGAAACACCTGTCAAAGATAAGAAAACCGGCGAAGCTAAATCCAGGCTGTCTGGGTCACCCACGGCACTAATTTCCAGTTCAGAAATTTCCTTACCAAATCCATTATTACCTGATTTAGAAAATTTCATCAATCCATTTGCTGACTACCCGATCACGCCGGATACTAAAAGTCGAATAACACCAGCTCAATCTCCAACCCAGCAATTAGTTGAGAATTCTCTATTAGACTTAATGCCAGTTGAGGATACAACGGCAGATAAAAATACTGACGATAAAAAAGTATTGGGAAAGCCCACTTTGCCAAGAATTGGCAGCTCGGATGTAGATAAAAATTCTTCCAATAAAATTATTGAAGAAACAATACTACAAATGCTATCGATGGCAATTTCTGAACCGTTGCCACCCGATGTTAGCCCTTTGCAACAAGATGATGATGAAACAGCTCCTCTTCCACCCAGACCTCCCCAAGAAAGTCCGTCGTTGGTTGCACGTTTAGCAGCCAGTTTCTTGTCATCATCATCTGCCAATATGAACAATAATTCTTCACCACCTTCAAATAATTCCCAGGCCACCTCAGTAGCGCAGAATGTTCTCCAGAGTATCCCATTACCTGCGATAACAATAGATGCTAAGGAACAAAAACGTTCTAGTTCTGGTAAAACAGAACCACCTCTACCAGGGCCATTTGGGCGATTTTTCTATCCAGCTCCAAGAGGTAGAAAAAAGCAAACCAGAGCAAGTACAATGCGTGAAGATAAAGTACACATTGCACAAACTACACCCACTGGTTTAACCTCAATATCTTCAACAATAACACAGCTAAAAAATACTGAAACTGCATCAGAAGAAGTTTCTAGCTCTGATAGTCAAGCAATATTGCCATCAATAAACACATGACTTTTTTAGCATAACTGGCCTTTCTGAAATTTATTTTACATGGTAAAAAAGTATCGCTATTGATAATAAAATTTATGGAGTAGCATGTAATGACACATACAAGTAAACTATTACATAAAAGCCTAATAGACAATGAAAATGGAATTTAAATATCTCACATACAGGGAGATCACCATGCACAAAAAAGACCTATTGAAAAAACTCAATTGGATTGAAATGGAATTAAAGAAAAATCCTAATGCGCTGTTATATCGTGATAAAGGTTTTGCTTTATTCTTTTTGGGATAGATGGAGCAAGCTCTAGCAGCCTATGATAAAGCATTAGAGTTCGATCCTAAAGATGAAGATGCACAACGTTTATGGATACTTATTTTTGAAAAACAAAAAAACATGAAGATATGCTGATGGCGTGTAATCAAACGTCCCGGCTCTCCCCTAATTAAGGGGGCATTTTAATCAAAAATAATATACCTTACTCATTGATTGGATGAGAAAAAGGAGATTAAAAATGCCCCAACGGGATTTTATCCTAAATTTGCCCGGCTTTACTATCAAAAAAGTCAGTGGTTATAACCCCTTGATATTGGACATTCATTATCGTCGCCAAGCACGATGTGTGCATTGTAATGGTAAAAATTTACGCAAAAAATCCAGCTATATTCGTAAGGTCCGACATGAAACAGTAGGTCATCGGCCAATGGTATTACGATTTACAGCTCATAAATTCTATTGCAGGCCTTGTAAACGTTATTTCAACCAACAGTTCCCTGGGATTGGCAAACATCAACGCTCGACAGAACGACTAAAGTTTGAGATTTATCATCAGCATACGGAAGGCGTATCTGCTAAATCCTTGGCTAAAACCTATCACTTAGGCAAAGCCACGTTAGAACGCTGGTATCATCAGCGTTACAAGCTAGAGCATCAAGAAAGGCTGCAACAGCAATGCCCGATGGTTCTAGGCATTGACGAACATTTTTTTAGTAAAAAGCAAGGGTTTGCGACGACATTATGCGATTTGCGTCATCATCGGATATTTGACGTAGTGAAAGGCAAATCCGCGCAAGACTTAAAAAGTTATTTATCGCAATTAAAAGGAAAAGAAAGGGTAAGAGTCATCTGTATTGATTTAAGTAGTTCTTACAGGCAATTAATCCGTCAGTATTTCCCAAATGCATTGGTGGTAGCAGATCGATTCCATGTGGTTCGTTTATTGAATCACATGTGTTTACAGACCTATCAAAGTATCGATGTGGAAATGAAGTATCAGCGCGGATTATTGG contains:
- a CDS encoding class I SAM-dependent DNA methyltransferase is translated as MNTSSIISRVWSFCTTLRDDGVGYGDYLEQLTYLIFLKMADEYAKPPYNRDVGIPKKYNWQALTRKKGAELEVLYVELLGELGKQKGMLGQIFTKAQNKIQDPAKLYRLIDMIGGTQWIMMGADVKGDIYEGLLEKNAEDTKSGAGQYFTPRPLIRAIVECLRPEPEKTIADPACGTGGFFLAAYDFLTNPEHYSLDKAQKKFLKHNTFYGNEIVANTRRLCLMNMFLHNIGEIDGDSLVSPNDALIAASSASFDYVLANPPFGKKSSMSFTNEEGEQQTDELTYNRQDFWATTSNKQLNFVQHIRTMLKTTGKAAVVVPDNVLFEGGAGEIIRKKLLENTTLHTILRLPTGIFYANGVKANVLFFDNQPASPNAWTKDVWFYDYRTNIHHTLKKKPMRFEDLADFIKCYNPKNPNKRKETWHPEKNPEGRWRKYSYKELIARDKTSLDIFWLKDKSLTDLDNLPEPEDIAEEIIENLEASLSIFREVLLGLTKK
- a CDS encoding LysE family transporter, which encodes MYSFGCSFLGTPGPVTLLVINTSLKTGLSDSMRTIIGTNAASLILITISALAIQGMIALDEKVLTVLKIFGSFYLLYYANRLKEIEKQFIQSEKSVEHPITEKMMLEKQLLELQERFNRLEQQYTAAATKQHQAEIELAMLKAKHK
- a CDS encoding restriction endonuclease subunit S translates to MNIDTKLGEVTFITTGKLDANARDHHGKYPFFTCGEENLTINAAAFDTEAVLLAGNGNFSVKYYKGKFNAYQRTYVITPKLVDGKWLFYLVMHHVAKITAGARGSTIKYLRISDITDCAVKLVPLSHQKRIVAKIEELFSKLDNSIAALKTAREQLRVYRQAILKHAFEGKLTAKWREENADKLETSEQLLDRIQQERDARYQQQLEDWKTAVKEWETRGKKQKRPAKPKKTEQITSLLSSEIQKLYELPEGWIFLRLGNFIDKIDAGKSFKCDERPPIAGEVGVVKVSAVTWGEYNESESKTCLDAEKVNPAYFIKNGDFILSRANTIELVGNCIITKRVTKPIMLSDKTLRINFSSINQKYVLEYLRSHYGRTEIMDRSTGNQESMRNIGQDRIKSIVIPICGRAEMDVIEISLNEKFESISQLSKEIKIQLLKAENLRQSILKQAFSGQLVPQDPNDEPASKLLDRIKAEKKLLVTGRATKKQRPINRSRQANARS
- a CDS encoding ISL3 family transposase; translation: MPQRDFILNLPGFTIKKVSGYNPLILDIHYRRQARCVHCNGKNLRKKSSYIRKVRHETVGHRPMVLRFTAHKFYCRPCKRYFNQQFPGIGKHQRSTERLKFEIYHQHTEGVSAKSLAKTYHLGKATLERWYHQRYKLEHQERLQQQCPMVLGIDEHFFSKKQGFATTLCDLRHHRIFDVVKGKSAQDLKSYLSQLKGKERVRVICIDLSSSYRQLIRQYFPNALVVADRFHVVRLLNHMCLQTYQSIDVEMKYQRGLLAALRTKPENLCEKRKKKRDEYLEQQPAIKAIYDFKQQLHELLMYKHRKARQCKHLIPLFLERIKELKQSPFKPLRTLGKTLYQWREEVVRMWRFTKNNGITEGFHRKMKLIQRRAYGFKNFENYRLRVRVLCG
- a CDS encoding DEAD/DEAH box helicase family protein: MVNQHPEQVARDEIDILLKKAGWTVQDKRKINFSAAIGVAVREYPTDVGPSDYVLFVNKQAVGVIEAKPSTWGEKITTVEEQSANYANAKLKWVNNSQPLRFVYESTGVITRFTDYLDPNPRSREIFNFHCPETLAKWMQENKSLRGRLQDFPPLKMDGLRDCQITAIHNLETSLKQDKPRALVQMATGAGKTFTAITAIYRLLKEPVNANRILFLVDTKHLGEQAEACFMKFLPNDDNRKFTELYTVQRLKSPYITKDAQVYISTIQRMYSILKGEPLDEALEEQNPAEQYSRPKEPLPVVYNRNLPPEFFDIIIIDECHRSIYNLWRQVLEYFDAYLIGLTATPDNRTYGFFHKNVVSEYDHEKAVADGVNVGNETFVIETEITAQGGKITAKQHVEKRERTTRRKRWEIQDEEEIYTNQQLDRSIVNPDQIRTVIRTFKQTLPTIFPGRKEVPKTLIFAKTDSHADDIIQTVREEFGESNQFCKKVTYRAAQNQTDIEGNIIEKGEDPKSVLKQFRNDYHPRITVTVDMIATGTDIEALECLLFMRDVRSKNYFEQMKGRGTRILDKDSLRKVTPSAPSAKTHYVIVDAVGVTRSVKTATRPLITKPGVSLKDLAMDVMMGASDSDTVSSLAGRLARLDKQLDEKERARIAEKAHGTPLLMIVGELFKAIDGDRVEQRALEITGQPVGTDPGEAARDQAQKELVNQIANVFNGELIELIDSIRRDKEQTIVHDDLDRVRKAEWAGETTENAKILTQEFTKYLQEQANQIDALSIYFHIPARRAEVTYLQIKALLEKLKQDRPKLAPLRIWEAYSHLDNCRGNNPISELTALVALIRRACGIDSHITPFDNTVRKNFQNWIMRYHSGNSDKFNAQQMAWLHLIRDHIASSFHFERDDLERAPFDAKGGLGRMYQLFGERMDWAIEELNRELVA